In Vitis riparia cultivar Riparia Gloire de Montpellier isolate 1030 chromosome 19, EGFV_Vit.rip_1.0, whole genome shotgun sequence, the following proteins share a genomic window:
- the LOC117908142 gene encoding receptor-like protein 7 — translation MDLSSNHFSESISSLILPNKMITSLSPDSDLVLDLHENRLQALPTQLPYKPSPFLKELDLSDNVLQGPIPRWIAQLTSLEVIYLSSNDFKGSMDLDMFSNLTTPRYLDLSDNHCLFQMLLHLYIYLLFLDLHSNNIQGPPVFPQDAHFLDYSNNSFTSIIPADIGSYLYNAAFFTVAGNKFHGEIPTSICSEIVLEVLDLSNNNLDGTIPSCLGNFSSSLSVLNLGGNGLKGAMPRVYAESLTILVFNGNQLEGKVPSSLYGCQKLKVLDQVNNQINGIFPFRLENLQQLQVLILHSNRFYGQIKHPRMRNAFPMFHVIDLSSNAFVSQLPSEYFHT, via the exons ATGGACCTTTCATCAAACCATTTCAGTGAATCAATTTCATCTCTGATTCTACCAAACAAGATGATCACTAGTTTGTCTCCAGACAGCGATCTT GTATTAGATCTTCACGAGAACCGACTCCAAGCTCTGCCTACCCAGCTTCCTTACAAGCCTTCCCCATTTTTGAAGGAGCTAGATCTTAGTGATAACGTGTTGCAGGGCCCTATTCCAAGATGGATTGCTCAACTCACGAGTCTAGAAGTCATTTATCTTTCTTCCAATGACTTCAAAGGTAGCATGGACTTGGACATGTTCTCAAACTTGACCACTCCTCGTTATCTTGATCTATCTGATAATCACTG CCTTTTCCAAATGCTTCTACACCTCTATATATATTTGCTTTTTCTGGACCTTCACTCTAACAACATACAAGGTCCTCCAGTTTTTCCCCAAGATGCTCATTTTCTGGATTACTCAAATAATAGTTTCACATCGATCATCCCTGCTGACATTGGTTCATACCTCTACAATGCAGCCTTCTTTACAGTTGCAGGCAATAAGTTCCATGGAGAAATTCCTACATCAATTTGCAGTGAAATTGTACTTGAAGTCCTTGATCTATCCAATAACAATTTGGATGGCACAATACCAAGCTGTCTAGGTAACTTCAGCAGTTCTCTGTCAGTACTAAATCTAGGTGGGAATGGTTTGAAGGGAGCCATGCCTCGGGTTTATGCAGAATCATTAACTATACTTGTGTTCAACGGAAATCAATTAGAAGGAAAGGTGCCGAGCTCTTTGtatggttgtcaaaaattgaaGGTTTTAGACCAGGTTAACAACCAGATAAATGGTATTTTTCCGTTCAGGTTGGAGAATTTACAACAACTGCAAGTTCTCATCCTGCACTCCAATAGGTTCTATGGCCAGATTAAACATCCCCGGATGAGGAATGCCTTTCCAATGTTTCATGTGATTGACCTATCTTCCAATGCCTTCGTAAGCCAGTTGCCCTCTGAGTACTTCCATACTtag